CCGCCACCCGAGACCCCCGTCGGCGGGGGGCCCGACGCCGCGCTGCTCGAGGCCCGGGTGATGGCCGAGCAGATCGAGGAGGCGATCCTCGGGGCCCCGCGCACGCTCAACCGCGTCGAGGTCACCGAGGCCGCCGACGTCCCCCTCGACCGCGCGACCGCGCTGTGGCGCGCGCTGGGCTTCCCCGCGCCCGCCGACGACACCCAGGTGATGTTCAACGAGGCCGACATCGAGGCGTTGCGGTTGGCCGGCTGGCTGGAGGAGAACGGCGTCCTCGAGCCCGGCATCGAGATGACCCTGGTCCGCAGCCTGGGCAGAGGCTTCGCGCGCCTGGCCGAGTGGGAGATCGCCGAGCTCGCCTCGACCATGCTGAGCGACACCCAGGAGCCGACCGAGGAGATCCGGGAGCTCGTCGACAGCCTCATGCCGGTCCTGGAGGACCTGCAGACCTACGTCTGGCGCCGTCACCTCGCGCAGGCCGCCGGCCGCCTGATGATGCGTCCGCTCGAGACCGACGACGCCGAGTCGCAGGTCGTGGGCTTCGCCGACATCGTCGGCTTCACCCGACGCAGCCGCGACCTCAGCGCCGCCGAGCTGGGTCACCTCGTCGACACCTTCGAGGCCCGGTCGTTCGACGTCGTCCTCGACCACGGGGGCCGCGTGATCAAGACGATCGGCGACGAGATCCTGTTCGTGGCCGACCGTCCGGAGCACGGTGCGCGCATCGCGCTGGACCTGATCGACGCCGAGGACCTGGTCGAGGACTTCCCGACCCTGCGCGTCGGGCTCGCCTACGGCCCCGTGCTCGCCCGCGTGGGCGACGTGTTCGGCCCGGTGGTCAACATCGCCTCCCGCCTCACCTCGCTCGCCCGTCCCGGCCGGGTCCTGGTCGAGCGTGAGCTGCGCGGTGCGCTGCGCGGCTTCGAGGACGAGTTCCGCGTCCGCCGCAGCCGTACGACGGCCGTGCGCGGCTACGCGCGCCTCGACACCTGGACCCTCACCAGGCCCAAGGGGTGGGCCAAGGACCCCGGCGGACCGCCCGAGCACGTGGGCGTGGACCAGGCCCACCAGCTGGGCGGACCGCTCGACGTGGGTCAGCTGCTCCGCTGAGCCTCGGTGGTCGAGCTTGTCGAGACCACTACTCCACCCCCACGGCCAGGGTCACCCGCACCACCCAGTCCGGGTCGGTGAGGCGCTCGGCGTACAGCTCGCGCAGCTGGCCCATGCGGTAGCGCACCGTCTGCGGGTGCACGAACAGCTCCGCCGCCATGTCCTCGCGCCGGCCCTGGTGGCGCACCCAGGCCCGCAGGGTCTCCTCGAGCTTGTCAGCGGCCGCCGGCCGGAGGTCCTGCAGCGGGGCGAGCACCTGGGTGCGCAGGTCCTGTCGGGCGGCGGGGTCGGCGGACAGCACGAGCCGGTCGAGGTGGTCCTCGGTGTCGACCGTGGCCACGCGCGCCGCCGCCCCGTCGGCGTCACCGAGCAGACGCACGACGCGCAGCGCGCGCTCCAGCGACCGCCGCGCCTCGCTCCACGGCAGGGTCGGGCCGACCACCGCTCCGCGGTCGGCCAGCCCGCGCACGAGGGCCGCCCGTGCGTCCTGGGCCCGGCCGGGGACGAGCAGCACGGTGAGGTCCGGGAGGTCCTCGAGGTCCGGCACCTGCTCGGTGGCCTGGAGCGTGGCCGCGTCGAGCTGCCCGAGTGCCGCGCGGACCCGTGACTCGGGGAGCACCACGGCGGTGAGCACGTCCGGGACCACCCACTCCGCGCGGTGGGCGTGGCTCTCGAGGTCGGTCGCGGGGTCGCCGCGCAGGAGCGCCTGGGCGAGCCGCTCGAGGTAGCGCAGGCGCACCCGGCCCGTCCTGGCCAGCTCGTCGGCGTGCCCGGCGGCGCTCGCCGCGGACAGCTCGTCGATGTAGTCGAAGACCAGCTCGGCGAACGACGCGATGGCCCCGGCCGGCACCGAGGCGGACACCGCGGCCCGGCTCAGGTCGCGCCACGCCACGCGGGCCCCGACGCGATAGGCGCTGAGCAGCGCCTCCATCGACCGCCCGCTGCGGGCCTCGCCGCGGCCCAGGGCGTACGCCGCGTCCCAGACCCGCTCGAAGGACCCCTCGCCGGCGGGCTGGCTGGCGGCCAGGTCGAGGAAGCCGCCGAGGGCGAGCGTCACCGCGGTCTCGATGGTGCGGCCCATCTCGCCGCGGAACGGGTCGGCGTACTCCGGCACCTCGCTGCGGATCGCGACCACGACCTCGCCGCCGGTCCTGGCCAGCTCGGCGCGCATGGCCGCGATCACCTCCGGGGAGACCTCGAAGTGGGGGAGGTCACGAGGGGATCGGGGTTCACGGGTCGCCATGGGTCGATGATGCCCCATCTTTGTTCGGAGAGGACAAAAGTGATGGGTGGCTTCACAGGTACAGGTCATGCGATTGCGTCCGCAGTACAGCAGTCTGGTGACATGACGACGACCGCACCCTCGCCGGCGCCCACCCTGCGCCTGCGTGACCGCGTCCTGCGGGCCGCCGAGGCGATCACCACCCCCCTGCTCCCCGACGACTACCTCGACCTGATCGCGCCCCTGCGACCAGGAGCCGACCTGCGCGGTCGGATCGAGTCGGTGCAGCCGGAGACTGCCGACGCGGCCACGCTGGTGATCCGGCCGGGCGCCGACTGGGCCGGGCACGTCCCCGGGCAGTACGTGCGGATCGGCGTCGACGTCGACGGCGTGCGCCGCTGGCGCGCCTACTCGCTCACCCACGGGCCGCGCGCCGACGGCCGCATCACGGTCACGGTCAAGGCGGTCCCGGACGGGATCGTGAGCAACTACCTGGTCCACCGGGTCCGGGTCGGCACGATGGTGCACCTGGAGCAGGCGGCCGGCGAGTTCGTGCTGCCCGCTGCGCCGGCGAAGCTGCTCATGGTCACCGCGGGATCCGGCGTCACCCCGGTGATCGGCATGCTGCGCAACCTCTTCCCGTCCACGGACGACGGCGTCCT
This genomic window from Nocardioides marmoribigeumensis contains:
- a CDS encoding adenylate/guanylate cyclase domain-containing protein; translated protein: MSGTPEPGDSQAAETGDAPEPPPETPVGGGPDAALLEARVMAEQIEEAILGAPRTLNRVEVTEAADVPLDRATALWRALGFPAPADDTQVMFNEADIEALRLAGWLEENGVLEPGIEMTLVRSLGRGFARLAEWEIAELASTMLSDTQEPTEEIRELVDSLMPVLEDLQTYVWRRHLAQAAGRLMMRPLETDDAESQVVGFADIVGFTRRSRDLSAAELGHLVDTFEARSFDVVLDHGGRVIKTIGDEILFVADRPEHGARIALDLIDAEDLVEDFPTLRVGLAYGPVLARVGDVFGPVVNIASRLTSLARPGRVLVERELRGALRGFEDEFRVRRSRTTAVRGYARLDTWTLTRPKGWAKDPGGPPEHVGVDQAHQLGGPLDVGQLLR
- a CDS encoding PucR family transcriptional regulator, encoding MATREPRSPRDLPHFEVSPEVIAAMRAELARTGGEVVVAIRSEVPEYADPFRGEMGRTIETAVTLALGGFLDLAASQPAGEGSFERVWDAAYALGRGEARSGRSMEALLSAYRVGARVAWRDLSRAAVSASVPAGAIASFAELVFDYIDELSAASAAGHADELARTGRVRLRYLERLAQALLRGDPATDLESHAHRAEWVVPDVLTAVVLPESRVRAALGQLDAATLQATEQVPDLEDLPDLTVLLVPGRAQDARAALVRGLADRGAVVGPTLPWSEARRSLERALRVVRLLGDADGAAARVATVDTEDHLDRLVLSADPAARQDLRTQVLAPLQDLRPAAADKLEETLRAWVRHQGRREDMAAELFVHPQTVRYRMGQLRELYAERLTDPDWVVRVTLAVGVE